One stretch of Acidobacteriota bacterium DNA includes these proteins:
- a CDS encoding phosphatidylserine decarboxylase family protein, whose translation MMAREGIPFVLVGLALTLVLLWGALALGGLLLPVLCLLLGLLTLGTAFFFRDPERTFTEQADTIVSPADGRVVAITRSEHHPFAGDDTVRISIFLSILDVHVNRVPVSGTVAYVKYNPGRFVAAYKDKASEVNEQTEIGMTAHSGHRLVFKQIAGVIARRIVCRLSQGDSVAAGQRCGLIRFGSRTDLILPGKTRVEVRTGDHVLGGSTVLGRLVGRVEAAGVLPVTGSENVD comes from the coding sequence ATGATGGCGCGGGAAGGCATACCATTTGTCCTGGTCGGGCTTGCACTCACGCTCGTCCTGTTGTGGGGTGCCCTTGCGCTCGGCGGCCTGCTGCTGCCGGTTCTGTGCCTGCTGCTCGGATTGCTGACGCTGGGCACGGCGTTCTTTTTCCGTGACCCCGAGCGGACGTTCACGGAGCAGGCCGATACGATCGTATCGCCTGCCGACGGGCGGGTCGTTGCAATCACCAGGTCGGAGCACCACCCGTTTGCCGGAGACGACACCGTACGGATATCGATCTTTCTATCGATTCTGGACGTGCACGTCAACCGGGTACCGGTTTCGGGAACAGTAGCGTACGTAAAATACAATCCCGGCAGGTTTGTCGCTGCCTACAAGGACAAGGCGTCTGAGGTCAACGAACAGACCGAGATCGGTATGACCGCGCACTCCGGGCACAGGCTGGTTTTCAAGCAGATCGCCGGGGTGATCGCGCGGCGGATTGTCTGCCGTCTGAGCCAGGGAGACAGCGTTGCCGCCGGCCAGCGGTGCGGCCTTATCCGGTTCGGTTCCCGCACCGATCTCATCCTGCCCGGCAAAACCAGGGTCGAGGTCCGGACCGGCGATCACGTGCTGGGCGGCAGCACCGTCCTCGGCCGCCTCGTCGGTCGGGTGGAGGCCGCGGGGGTACTCCCTGTCACGGGAAGCGAGAATGTCGATTAA
- the pssA gene encoding CDP-diacylglycerol--serine O-phosphatidyltransferase has translation MSINRGIFPGTFTMGNVVCGFLAILSAFEGNVTTACWFIVLAGFLDALDGKVARISRTTSQFGLELDSLADFLSFGVAPAVVVYATRLSALGKWGWIISIVYIMAASYRLARFNLMADTEEKKDFVGLPVPAAAFALVSFIIACYHLWGGLRYDEFLVSTIVLCSFLMVSQVEYDSLPDRFHSLRERLKLAFVVGTVLVMVITLVVSGRWFNYRVLLFLFVGLYILSGIVREFYRLFTVGVGKVTGRPHPRRTAGKD, from the coding sequence ATGTCGATTAACCGGGGCATCTTTCCGGGGACGTTCACCATGGGCAACGTGGTGTGCGGCTTCCTGGCCATTCTGTCGGCCTTCGAAGGGAACGTCACGACGGCGTGCTGGTTCATTGTTCTGGCCGGGTTTCTCGATGCCCTTGACGGCAAAGTTGCCCGTATCAGCCGCACGACGTCCCAGTTCGGCCTGGAACTTGATTCTCTGGCTGATTTCCTTTCGTTCGGCGTGGCTCCGGCGGTGGTAGTGTACGCCACCAGGCTCAGCGCCCTGGGCAAGTGGGGCTGGATCATTTCCATTGTTTACATCATGGCGGCTTCCTACCGTCTGGCGCGGTTTAACCTGATGGCCGACACGGAAGAGAAGAAGGACTTTGTCGGGCTGCCCGTTCCCGCGGCGGCCTTTGCCCTGGTCTCTTTCATCATTGCCTGCTATCACCTGTGGGGTGGCCTGCGGTACGATGAATTCCTGGTCTCAACGATTGTCCTGTGTTCGTTTCTCATGGTTTCGCAGGTGGAGTATGACAGTCTGCCGGATCGTTTTCATTCGCTCCGCGAGCGACTCAAGCTTGCCTTTGTCGTCGGCACGGTCCTGGTGATGGTTATCACGCTGGTCGTCAGCGGCAGATGGTTCAACTATAGAGTTTTATTGTTTCTGTTTGTGGGATTGTATATATTGTCCGGTATAGTGCGAGAATTCTACCGGTTGTTTACCGTCGGTGTCGGTAAGGTCACCGGTCGCCCGCACCCCCGACGAACGGCGGGAAAGGACTGA
- the purS gene encoding phosphoribosylformylglycinamidine synthase subunit PurS, whose amino-acid sequence MPAREKAIVYVSLKDGVLDPQGVTIQKALNQMGYGDFLSVRSGRFFELEIESGAADIDRQIDDVCSRLLANPVIEEYRVERLR is encoded by the coding sequence ATGCCAGCACGCGAGAAGGCGATTGTCTACGTAAGCCTCAAGGACGGTGTTCTTGACCCTCAGGGGGTGACCATCCAGAAAGCGCTCAACCAGATGGGGTACGGTGATTTCTTATCGGTGCGCTCCGGCCGGTTCTTTGAACTGGAAATCGAGTCCGGGGCCGCCGACATTGACCGGCAGATCGATGACGTCTGCTCCAGGTTGCTGGCGAATCCGGTTATCGAAGAATATCGCGTGGAGCGCCTGCGATGA
- the purQ gene encoding phosphoribosylformylglycinamidine synthase subunit PurQ yields the protein MKFGVVTFPGSNCDYDAYAAVRHVLRDEVEFLWHRSSDLKGCDVIILPGGFSYGDYLRAGAIARFSAIMNEVVGFARSGGLVIGICNGFQMLTEVGLLPGALVRNRHLRFRCRQVYLRVERSDTCFTSACADGDVLMVPIAHGEGSYYNFEGDIRRLEDARQVVFRYVDSQGRTTDEANPNGSVNNIAGVSNAEGNVLGMMPHPERAVEKILGSADGLKVFESLRAAKPNPNLARQP from the coding sequence ATGAAATTCGGCGTGGTCACTTTTCCCGGGTCCAACTGCGACTACGACGCGTACGCCGCCGTGCGCCACGTGTTGCGCGACGAGGTTGAGTTTTTGTGGCACCGCTCGTCGGACCTTAAGGGATGTGACGTCATCATTCTGCCGGGCGGGTTTTCCTACGGCGATTACCTGCGCGCCGGCGCTATCGCACGCTTCTCAGCGATCATGAATGAGGTTGTCGGTTTCGCCCGGTCCGGCGGCCTTGTGATCGGCATCTGCAACGGCTTTCAGATGCTGACCGAGGTCGGCCTGCTGCCGGGAGCCCTTGTCCGCAACCGTCACCTTCGCTTTCGCTGCCGCCAAGTATACCTCCGCGTCGAGCGGAGCGATACGTGCTTTACCTCCGCCTGCGCGGACGGGGACGTGCTCATGGTCCCCATTGCGCACGGGGAAGGCAGTTACTACAATTTCGAGGGTGACATTCGCAGGCTGGAAGATGCGCGACAGGTGGTCTTTCGCTACGTGGATAGCCAGGGGCGTACGACGGACGAGGCCAACCCCAACGGTTCGGTCAACAACATTGCCGGCGTTTCCAACGCCGAGGGCAACGTGCTGGGCATGATGCCTCACCCGGAGCGGGCGGTTGAAAAGATCCTCGGGTCCGCGGACGGTCTTAAGGTCTTCGAGTCGCTGCGGGCGGCGAAACCGAATCCCAATCTGGCGAGGCAGCCGTGA
- a CDS encoding DUF4321 domain-containing protein → MKRRELTFIITALILGAVVGGLLGDIIGTFLPPGAAKTVFSKSVQIGFAPFQVEFYAVSFTVGLMFKINFMSVLFILLVIVYFRWWYL, encoded by the coding sequence GTGAAACGGCGCGAACTGACGTTTATTATCACGGCTCTGATTCTGGGGGCCGTAGTGGGGGGCCTGCTGGGAGACATCATCGGCACGTTTCTGCCGCCCGGCGCCGCCAAGACGGTCTTCTCGAAGTCGGTTCAGATCGGTTTTGCGCCTTTCCAGGTGGAGTTTTATGCCGTATCATTCACCGTCGGCCTTATGTTCAAGATTAATTTCATGTCGGTGCTGTTTATTTTGCTCGTAATAGTATATTTCCGCTGGTGGTACTTGTAA